CAGACCTGCTGACGCTGGAACTCACCGAGGGCGTCCTGATGGAGCCGGACGCGGCGGCCCGGCTGTCCGCGCTGCGCGACCTGGGCGTCCGCCTGAGCATCGACGACTTCGGCACCGGCTACAGCTCGCTGAGCTACCTGAAGTGGCTGCCGGTACAGGAACTCAAGATCGACCGCAGTTTCGTCACCCTGCTGGGCGCCGAACCGGACGGCGTGGACGCGCAGATCATCCGGACCGTGGTGGGCCTGGGTACCGCGCTGAACCTCACGCTGACCGCTGAGGGCGTGGAGACCCCGGTGCAGGCCGACCTCCTGCGCGACCTGGGAGCCGGCGCGCTCCAGGGCTGGCTGATCAGCCGCGCGCTGCCATACGACGCCCTGGTGACGTGGCTGCACACCGCCGACCAGCGGGTGAGGTAACGCCCTGAGCGGTTGCAAAACGCGCCCGGCGCCGCTTAGTGGTGGCAGGACCGTCTGCAACAGGGCGTTGACCTGCTCAGCAGGCTCTCGGGGCCGGTGGTGGGCACTGAGGCGTAGGGCGGCGCGAAACCCTGTTTCAGGCTCAGGTCGGCATACCACTGCAGGGTGTTGGCCAGACGGGCGTCATCATAGTAGTAGGTGTTGCCCCACAGGCCGTTGTTGAACGTCCATCCGGTCGACACGGCCAGGGCGCTCCAAGTGTGCTGACCGTAGGGGTCGGAGCCTTCGGTGTAGTTGGCGAGGAAGCCGTACCGCTTGACGTTCCTGGCATCGAAGCTGCTCGATGTGCCCCGGTTGCCCTTGGTATCGACGCTCAGTTGCGCGATCAGTTTGCCGAAGGTGCCGCCATCCTGCGGATTCCACGTCAGGTTCGCCAGGCTGGCCTCGCTGACGCCAGCAGCCTTGAGGGCGTCTTTGTTGTAGAACAGCGCGATGGTGTCCCAGTCCTTGGGCAGGCCGTACCGCGCGCCGCCATGCGTCCACAATTCAGCCAGGCCCTTGTAATAGCCGCTGGTGGACACCTTATCGCGGGCCACGAGTGGAGCGATGTCCACGAGCTGGTTGTTGGCGGCGAAGGTCGGGTACTTGGCGAGGTGGTCGGCGAAAACATCCGGCGCGTTGCCCGCGACCATGCGCGTCTGCAGGCTGGGCCAGTAGG
This is a stretch of genomic DNA from Deinococcus metalli. It encodes these proteins:
- a CDS encoding ABC transporter substrate-binding protein, with protein sequence MWPSRNWLWEAAQLPGYQQCARDFTAKNPSITVKIEQTAWDTYWPSLQTRMVAGNAPDVFADHLAKYPTFAANNQLVDIAPLVARDKVSTSGYYKGLAELWTHGGARYGLPKDWDTIALFYNKDALKAAGVSEASLANLTWNPQDGGTFGKLIAQLSVDTKGNRGTSSSFDARNVKRYGFLANYTEGSDPYGQHTWSALAVSTGWTFNNGLWGNTYYYDDARLANTLQWYADLSLKQGFAPPYASVPTTGPESLLSRSTPCCRRSCHH